Proteins from a single region of Mumia flava:
- a CDS encoding alpha/beta fold hydrolase codes for MTWGEQQQITLGALTFDVRTAGPDDGDPVLLLHGFPETSACWSDVAARLAEEGLRAIAPDQRGYSPGARPEHVADYATDAMVDDALGILDALGYERAHVVGHDWGASVAWRLAAAHPERVRSLTAVSVPHLSAYNWALSNDPDQQKRSEYIRLFRQEGKAEEVLLAEDARRLRAMYGEGVAPEQIDEYVAVLGEPDALTAALAWYRAMGPELARTSTVTVPTTYVWSDDDMAIGGVGARRCGRHVAADYRFVALEGITHWIPEQAPDALADAILERVASVR; via the coding sequence ATGACCTGGGGCGAGCAGCAGCAGATCACCCTCGGAGCCTTGACCTTCGACGTCCGTACGGCCGGTCCCGACGACGGCGATCCCGTGCTCCTTCTGCACGGGTTCCCCGAGACGTCGGCCTGCTGGAGCGACGTCGCGGCCCGGCTCGCCGAGGAAGGCCTGCGGGCGATCGCTCCCGACCAGCGCGGCTACTCCCCCGGAGCCCGCCCCGAGCACGTCGCCGACTACGCGACCGATGCGATGGTCGACGACGCGCTGGGCATCCTCGACGCGCTCGGGTACGAGCGGGCGCACGTCGTCGGGCACGACTGGGGCGCATCGGTGGCGTGGCGCCTGGCGGCCGCGCACCCCGAACGGGTCCGCAGCCTCACCGCCGTGTCGGTGCCGCACCTGTCCGCGTACAACTGGGCGCTGTCCAACGACCCCGACCAGCAGAAGCGGTCGGAGTACATCCGGCTGTTCCGCCAGGAGGGCAAGGCCGAGGAGGTCCTGCTCGCCGAGGACGCGCGGCGACTGCGGGCGATGTACGGCGAGGGGGTCGCCCCGGAGCAGATCGACGAGTACGTCGCGGTGCTCGGCGAGCCGGACGCGCTCACGGCGGCGCTCGCGTGGTACCGCGCGATGGGTCCCGAGCTCGCCCGGACCAGCACCGTCACCGTCCCGACCACGTACGTCTGGAGCGACGACGACATGGCCATCGGCGGGGTCGGCGCGCGACGCTGCGGACGGCACGTGGCGGCGGACTACCGCTTCGTCGCGCTCGAGGGCATCACGCACTGGATCCCCGAGCAGGCGCCGGACGCCCTCGCGGATGCGATCCTGGAGCGCGTCGCGTCGGTGCGATGA
- a CDS encoding alpha/beta hydrolase: protein MTDTAQHAAADVVPLAGRRLNVVEKPRHSLRAAVLSTALRYTVKPALATWARTPAVLWPTGLLDSVCRLIPAPARTSVEKVDLPSCGAELIRADVADQADDHAMLYLHGGAFLVGGLNTHRGLAARISATSGSAILNVDYRMMPRSPIGHAVADALDGYRWLLEAGYAPERIVVAGDSAGGYLTFAVALAIRDAGLPLPAGLIAMSPLTDFDPDRKLDGGIGGSCAMFTHGAWRSFLSLVEAVERSLLDDEVTAAASLVDADLTGLPTTLIQVGSDELVHTDGELMAIRLSRSDVECELQIWEKQVHVFQVALGLVPEAREATREVGTFARRATGTAARARTARPRRRRSRAGVS from the coding sequence ATGACCGACACAGCGCAGCACGCCGCCGCGGACGTCGTCCCGCTCGCGGGCCGGCGTCTCAACGTCGTCGAGAAGCCCCGGCACAGCCTGCGGGCCGCAGTGCTCTCCACCGCCCTGCGCTACACCGTCAAGCCGGCGCTCGCGACCTGGGCGCGGACCCCGGCCGTCCTCTGGCCGACCGGCCTGCTCGACTCGGTGTGCCGACTGATCCCCGCACCCGCCCGTACGTCCGTGGAGAAGGTCGACCTGCCGTCGTGCGGTGCGGAGCTGATCCGCGCCGATGTCGCCGACCAGGCCGACGACCACGCGATGCTCTACCTGCACGGCGGCGCGTTCCTCGTCGGGGGGCTCAACACCCACCGCGGACTCGCCGCCCGGATCTCCGCCACCAGCGGGTCGGCGATCCTCAACGTCGACTACCGGATGATGCCGAGGAGCCCGATCGGGCACGCCGTCGCGGACGCCCTCGACGGCTACCGCTGGCTGCTCGAGGCCGGGTACGCGCCGGAGCGGATCGTGGTCGCCGGCGACTCCGCGGGCGGCTACCTCACGTTCGCGGTCGCGCTCGCGATCCGGGACGCCGGTCTGCCGCTCCCGGCCGGGCTGATCGCCATGTCACCGCTGACGGACTTCGACCCGGACCGCAAGCTGGACGGCGGCATCGGCGGGTCGTGCGCGATGTTCACCCACGGCGCCTGGCGCAGCTTCCTCTCACTGGTCGAGGCCGTCGAGCGCAGCCTGCTCGACGACGAGGTGACCGCCGCCGCGTCCCTGGTCGACGCCGACCTCACGGGACTCCCGACCACCCTGATCCAGGTCGGCTCCGACGAGCTGGTCCACACCGACGGCGAGCTGATGGCGATCCGTCTGTCACGCTCCGACGTCGAGTGCGAGCTCCAGATCTGGGAGAAGCAGGTGCACGTCTTCCAGGTCGCCCTCGGACTCGTGCCCGAGGCCCGGGAGGCGACCCGCGAGGTCGGAACGTTCGCCCGCCGCGCGACCGGGACCGCCGCCCGCGCCCGTACGGCACGGCCGCGCCGCCGCCGGTCCCGCGCCGGCGTGTCCTGA
- a CDS encoding sensor histidine kinase gives MTSPPSAVAPGPPRRWWEWRSWPLRVQLVVVVDLLVLLALVISAFATNVILERSLTQRVDDRLAEQARVFALRGTPGVNGPSGPGPRQLPSEFFVQWYDAQGYAVARLADPQLDSADYPELPDEITPADGGPGDPMTVESADGTTRWRVVYAESEDGTVAVALDIDDVAATMTQLRWIETLIALVVLAALAAVSWAVVRAALRPLSRVEHTAEAIAGGDLTARVPDDLDPRTEVGALSASLNTMLARIEDAVRTREEAARDARESEDRMRRFVADASHELRTPLTSIRGFAELYGRGGAADEATTDRFMARIEQEATRMGVLVEDLLLLARLDQQRPLRRELVDLREIACDAAEDIAVTNPDRPVAGPERDGVPVPVIGDEDRLRQVVGNLVGNVLVHTPEGTVLRIEVEPRTDRAVLVVADDGPGMTTEQSGRAFERFYRADPSRNRADGGSGLGLAIVSALVAGHGGEVAIDTAPGDGTSVTVTLPLVERPPAG, from the coding sequence ATGACCTCGCCGCCGAGCGCCGTTGCCCCGGGACCGCCGCGTCGTTGGTGGGAGTGGCGATCGTGGCCGCTGCGCGTCCAGCTCGTGGTGGTGGTCGACCTGCTCGTGCTGCTGGCGCTGGTGATCAGCGCCTTCGCGACGAACGTCATCCTCGAGCGGTCCCTCACCCAGCGGGTCGACGACCGTCTGGCCGAGCAGGCGCGGGTCTTCGCGCTCCGCGGGACCCCCGGCGTCAACGGCCCGTCAGGTCCCGGCCCGCGACAGCTCCCGAGCGAGTTCTTCGTCCAGTGGTACGACGCGCAGGGGTACGCGGTGGCGCGACTGGCCGACCCCCAGCTCGACAGCGCCGACTATCCGGAGCTGCCCGACGAGATCACGCCGGCCGACGGCGGGCCGGGCGATCCGATGACGGTGGAGTCTGCCGACGGCACGACTCGTTGGCGTGTGGTCTACGCCGAGTCGGAGGACGGTACGGTCGCCGTCGCGCTCGACATCGACGACGTCGCGGCGACGATGACGCAGCTGCGTTGGATCGAGACATTGATCGCGCTGGTCGTGCTCGCCGCGCTGGCGGCGGTGAGCTGGGCCGTGGTCCGGGCAGCGTTGCGGCCGCTGTCCCGGGTCGAGCACACCGCCGAGGCGATCGCGGGCGGCGACCTGACGGCGCGGGTCCCCGACGACCTCGACCCGCGGACCGAGGTCGGGGCGCTGTCGGCGTCCCTGAACACGATGCTCGCGCGGATCGAGGACGCCGTGCGCACGCGCGAGGAGGCGGCGCGGGACGCGCGCGAGTCGGAGGACCGGATGCGCAGGTTCGTCGCCGACGCGTCGCACGAGCTGCGGACGCCGCTGACGTCGATCCGCGGCTTCGCCGAGCTGTACGGGCGCGGCGGCGCGGCCGACGAGGCGACCACCGACCGGTTCATGGCGCGGATCGAGCAGGAGGCGACGCGCATGGGCGTGCTGGTCGAGGACCTGCTGCTGCTCGCACGGCTGGACCAGCAGCGCCCGTTGCGGCGCGAGCTCGTCGACCTGCGGGAGATCGCCTGCGACGCAGCCGAGGACATCGCGGTCACGAACCCCGACCGGCCGGTCGCGGGTCCCGAGCGGGACGGCGTTCCCGTCCCTGTGATCGGTGACGAGGACCGGCTGCGGCAGGTCGTCGGCAACCTCGTCGGTAACGTGCTGGTGCACACGCCGGAGGGCACCGTCCTGAGGATCGAGGTCGAGCCACGTACGGATCGGGCGGTGCTCGTCGTCGCCGACGACGGGCCGGGCATGACCACCGAGCAGTCCGGTCGTGCGTTCGAGCGGTTCTACCGCGCCGACCCGTCACGCAACCGCGCGGACGGAGGCTCGGGCCTCGGGCTGGCGATCGTCTCCGCGCTGGTCGCGGGGCACGGCGGCGAGGTCGCGATCGACACCGCGCCCGGCGACGGCACCAGCGTGACGGTGACGCTCCCGCTGGTCGAACGACCTCCCGCCGGCTGA
- a CDS encoding response regulator transcription factor, translating into MPSGSARLLVVDDDPSILDLLASSLRFAGFEVSTAADGRAALAAVRDLPDLDLVVLDVMMPELDGFEVLKRMRSEHVDVPVVFLTARDATADRVAGLTAGGDDYLVKPFSLDELVARVQAVLRRTRRGTGDDSAMRVADLEMDVDSHEVRRAGEVVELSPTEFNLLRYLMINTGRVLSKQQILDHVWKYDFGGDGNVVETYVSYLRRKIDTTDPKLLHTVRGVGYVLRVPR; encoded by the coding sequence GTGCCTTCCGGATCCGCGCGCCTGCTCGTCGTCGACGACGATCCCAGCATCCTCGACCTGCTCGCCTCCAGCCTGCGCTTCGCCGGCTTCGAGGTGTCGACGGCCGCGGACGGCCGGGCGGCGCTGGCGGCCGTACGGGACCTGCCGGACCTGGACCTCGTGGTCCTCGACGTGATGATGCCGGAGCTCGACGGGTTCGAGGTCCTGAAGCGGATGCGGTCCGAGCACGTCGACGTGCCGGTCGTGTTCCTGACCGCCCGTGACGCGACGGCCGACCGCGTCGCCGGGCTGACCGCCGGCGGCGACGACTACCTCGTCAAGCCGTTCAGCCTCGACGAGCTGGTCGCGCGCGTCCAGGCGGTGCTCCGACGGACGCGGCGCGGCACGGGCGACGACTCCGCGATGCGGGTCGCCGATCTCGAGATGGACGTCGACAGCCATGAGGTCCGCCGTGCCGGCGAGGTCGTGGAGCTGTCGCCGACCGAGTTCAACCTGCTGCGCTACCTGATGATCAACACCGGCCGGGTGCTCAGCAAGCAGCAGATCCTCGACCACGTGTGGAAGTACGACTTCGGCGGGGACGGCAACGTCGTCGAGACCTACGTCTCGTACCTGCGACGCAAGATCGACACGACCGACCCGAAGCTGCTGCACACCGTGCGCGGCGTGGGGTACGTGCTGCGGGTGCCGCGATGA
- a CDS encoding family 1 encapsulin nanocompartment shell protein, whose amino-acid sequence MNNLHRSLAPISDAAWSEIEEEAARTFRRNLAGRRVVDVHDPQGVGFAGLSTGHRGDARTDANGVEARRREVAPVAELRVTFDLGREDIDDVERGSQDSDWQPVKDAARALAFAEDQALFAGLGDVGIRGIVETSSNPALELPERVVDYPDAVAQALSQLRLVGVEGPYALLLSADAYTAVNETTDHGYPVHNQLSRMVDDHVVWAPALSGAVVLSTRGGDFDMHLGQDTSIGYLHHDDESVTLYLQESFAFLPLTDEASVVIKARA is encoded by the coding sequence ATGAACAACCTGCACCGCTCACTCGCCCCGATCTCAGACGCCGCCTGGTCGGAGATCGAGGAGGAGGCGGCCCGTACCTTCCGGCGCAATCTCGCCGGCCGCCGGGTCGTCGACGTGCACGACCCGCAGGGGGTCGGCTTCGCCGGCCTGTCCACCGGCCACCGCGGCGACGCACGCACGGACGCGAACGGCGTGGAGGCGCGGCGTCGCGAGGTCGCACCGGTCGCCGAGCTGCGAGTGACGTTCGACCTGGGCCGCGAGGACATCGACGACGTCGAGCGCGGCTCGCAGGACTCCGACTGGCAGCCGGTGAAGGACGCCGCCCGCGCGCTCGCGTTCGCCGAGGACCAGGCGCTGTTCGCGGGCCTCGGCGACGTCGGGATCCGCGGGATCGTCGAGACGTCGAGCAACCCCGCGCTCGAGCTCCCCGAACGCGTCGTCGACTACCCCGACGCCGTCGCCCAGGCGCTGAGCCAGCTGCGGCTCGTCGGAGTCGAGGGGCCGTACGCGTTGCTGCTGAGCGCCGACGCGTACACCGCCGTGAACGAGACGACGGACCACGGCTATCCGGTCCACAACCAGCTCTCGCGCATGGTCGACGACCACGTCGTCTGGGCACCGGCACTGTCGGGGGCGGTGGTGCTCTCGACCCGGGGCGGCGACTTCGACATGCACCTGGGACAGGACACGTCGATCGGCTACCTGCACCACGACGACGAGTCCGTGACGCTCTACCTGCAGGAGTCCTTCGCGTTCCTCCCGCTCACCGACGAGGCTTCGGTCGTCATCAAGGCGCGCGCATGA